CCGTAAGGCGCCATTTCGAGCACGTCGCGAATCTGCCCGTCATCCTCGAAGATCACCACCTGTGCGGTGCCCTCGATGACGTGGAACGATTCCGGTTTGCCAAAATGCTTGTGGGGCCGGACATAGGCCTCGCGATGGTGCACGATCAGCATCTCGTGCAGACCGGACAAGGGATCGGGATGGGTGCAGAGCCGGCTGCGCAGGCGCGGGTTGCCGGCGGCGATGCGCTTCAGCTCCGCGATGGTGGCGTCGTCCGCGGTGACGATGGCATCGTCCGAATAATAGACTTCCGGATTTTGTGCGCGAAGCGAGGTTGACCGGCGCGGGCCCGCTTCATTCGAAGAAGATGAACCCATGGTCGCCTCGGTAGCCGCATTTGTCGTAGATCCAGGCCCACGTCTCCGGACCGTGGAAGCTCAGGCAGGTAAGCTGCCAATAGAGCAGGTTCGCCTTCTCGCGCTCGTTGCGGAACGATTCCACCATCAGATATTTCGAGGCGTCGCGTCCGACGCGCTCGATCTCCGATACGGCGCGGAACACGTCCTCGAGCGGAAGATTGTGCAGCACGCCGAGCGACACCACGAGATCGAAACTATGGTCGGGGTAGGGCAGTTCGACAGCGCTGCCGACCCTCAGCTGCGGCCGCACTTCCTCCTTGGCATTGGCGATGCCGTAGTCGGAAATGTCGATGCCTGCGATGGTGAGATCGGGCACAAGCTGGGTGAACTCGTAGAGTAGATAGCCCTTGCCGCAGCCGACATCGAGCACGCTCATGCCGGGCTTGATGCCGTAGCGATCGATCAGGGTCTGCGCGAGCGGGCGCCAGCGTCCGTCATAGCGATAGCCGCCGTAGCCATAGCGGCGGTCCCCGTCCCAATAGTCGCGTCCCCATTGCCGCGCAACAGTCGCGGATTCCGCCTTGTCGTGCTCGACCACGCGCTGGACGTAGTCGCGCTTGGTCGACGCGTGCATCGGCTGGAGCAGGTTGATCTCGGTCATTGTCCCCAGCCGGTATGCAGCATCGTCACAGGATCGTCGCGTATTTGTTGACGAGCAGGATGTCCTCGACCGCCTGAATGCCCTCGCGCGAGGACAGCGTGATCTCCTCGACGGCTGCATGCAGGTCGCAGCCTTCGCGCAGCACGCGGTCGTAGATCTCCCGCCGCCGCGCCTCGTCGGCCGGCAACATGAAGATACTGTACAGGATCAGGCCATTCAGTCGGGGCAGTTCGTCGAGGATGTCCTCGAGCACCATGTAGCTGCCCGGCATGATGTGCTCGGCGGCGCTCAGCAGATATTGCAGGTTCTTGCGCCGCGCGTAGTCGCGGATCACGATGTTCTGGACGTGCTGCGGGCTGCGGCTGCCGTTCAGCGGCCTGGCGCCGATGTAGCCGCGATGGCCGGCTCGTTCAGCCATGGAAGCCTCCGGGCAGCTTGTATTGCATGCCGACGCGCGTCGCCGGACGCAGCAGGATCGGCTCGAAGAACTCCCCGAAGCGCTTGTCCGCGTAGGGCGACATGATGCTCTTGAAGCGGCAGTTCATGCTCCAGCGCGTGCCGGGCTCCTCGTTGACGCGATTGCCGTGCATCAGCGTCTGGTTGAACAGCATCACGTGACCGTAGGGAATCTCGATGAAGGTCGCGTGCGGCTTGATCGTCTTGTAGAGTTCTTCGGCGCTGCGCAGGCTTGCCATGCGGTCCTGCATCTCGCCGTTCAGGGAGGGCGGCAGCAGATACATCGATTTGGTGCGCTGGACGTCGACAAGTGGCACCCACACCACGACCTCGAAGGGCGAGTCGCCCGACCAGACGTCGGAATGGGTGGCGAGCAGCGACGAGCTGTCGCCGGGAAGCTGGATACTGAGATTGACGCGGCGCTGCATGCACAGCTCGTTGCCGACGATGGTCTCGATCGTCGAGCGCGCCAGGCGGAAATAGGTCGGTCGGAACCACGGCTCGGCATTGAGGCCGTTGAAGACGTGCAGTCGCAGGCCGTTGAGATCGTCGACGCTCACCCGCGCGTGGATGCTGTCGAGCATCGCATAGGGGTCGTTGCTGGGTGGCAGCTTCAGATAGTCGGCCGCGAGCTCGGCGGCGCGCCGCTGGATTCGATCGAGCCCGTTGCGGTCATCGGCCCGTGTGGTGACGAAGCCGTCGTCGATGAAACGCTGCGCCAGCGCCTGCTCGTCGGGTTGAAGGAAGTCCGTATCCATCATGCAAAATACTCCCGGGCGGTCGCGCAAATATAGCTGATGTCGGCAGCCGAGAGGAACTGGTTGATGGGAAGCGTGAGGATCTGATCGGCCTGCCGCTCCGTCACCGGGAACGCGCCACGACCGTGACCCAGATGCGCAGCCGCCGGCTGGAGGTGGATCGGTACCGGATAATGGATTGCGGTCTCGATGCCCTTGTCGGCAAGATATTTCTGGAAGTCGTTGCGACGGTCAGTCTGCACGACGAAGGTGTGGAAGGTGTTGAACTCGATGTTGCGGCAGGGTGGAACGAACAACGGCAGGCCGGTGAGCTCGGCGCGGTATTGCGCGGCGTTGCGGCGACGACGTTCGATCACCGAGGGCAGGTGACGCAGGCGA
This genomic interval from Bradyrhizobium guangzhouense contains the following:
- a CDS encoding WbuC family cupin fold metalloprotein, giving the protein MGSSSSNEAGPRRSTSLRAQNPEVYYSDDAIVTADDATIAELKRIAAGNPRLRSRLCTHPDPLSGLHEMLIVHHREAYVRPHKHFGKPESFHVIEGTAQVVIFEDDGQIRDVLEMAPYGHGKRCYYRMPEQVFHSILITSEWLVFHETTAGPFDPSRTAFPDWAPDGSDAAAVHDYVTKVGATAADWLTQR
- a CDS encoding class I SAM-dependent methyltransferase, translated to MTEINLLQPMHASTKRDYVQRVVEHDKAESATVARQWGRDYWDGDRRYGYGGYRYDGRWRPLAQTLIDRYGIKPGMSVLDVGCGKGYLLYEFTQLVPDLTIAGIDISDYGIANAKEEVRPQLRVGSAVELPYPDHSFDLVVSLGVLHNLPLEDVFRAVSEIERVGRDASKYLMVESFRNEREKANLLYWQLTCLSFHGPETWAWIYDKCGYRGDHGFIFFE
- a CDS encoding LIC12192 family sporadic carbohydrate cluster protein, encoding MAERAGHRGYIGARPLNGSRSPQHVQNIVIRDYARRKNLQYLLSAAEHIMPGSYMVLEDILDELPRLNGLILYSIFMLPADEARRREIYDRVLREGCDLHAAVEEITLSSREGIQAVEDILLVNKYATIL
- a CDS encoding sporadic carbohydrate cluster 2OG-Fe(II) oxygenase, producing MMDTDFLQPDEQALAQRFIDDGFVTTRADDRNGLDRIQRRAAELAADYLKLPPSNDPYAMLDSIHARVSVDDLNGLRLHVFNGLNAEPWFRPTYFRLARSTIETIVGNELCMQRRVNLSIQLPGDSSSLLATHSDVWSGDSPFEVVVWVPLVDVQRTKSMYLLPPSLNGEMQDRMASLRSAEELYKTIKPHATFIEIPYGHVMLFNQTLMHGNRVNEEPGTRWSMNCRFKSIMSPYADKRFGEFFEPILLRPATRVGMQYKLPGGFHG